The Pseudopipra pipra isolate bDixPip1 chromosome 6, bDixPip1.hap1, whole genome shotgun sequence genome includes a region encoding these proteins:
- the DUSP8 gene encoding dual specificity protein phosphatase 8 isoform X1 codes for MAGDRLPRKVMDPKKLASLLRNGAEGTLVIDSRSFVEYNSWHVLSSVNICCSKLVKRRLQQDKVSITELIQPASKMKVEAEEHQDVVVYDQSTRDVTGLAADSFLSILLGKLDSCFHSVSILTGGFATFSSCFPGLCEGKPAAILPMSISQPCLPVANVGPTRILPHLYLGSQKDVLNKDLMTQNGISYVLNASNSCPKPDFICDSHFMRIPVNDNYCEKLLPWLDKSIEFIDKAKVSSCQVIVHCLAGISRSATIAIAYIMKTMGMSSDDAYRFVKDRRPSISPNFNFLGQLLEYERSLKLLKALKTKGDRGEGDAQQDPAEVAEGSRHPLTPTSEKAEDMPRSTSSVSPHSDPEWQGGTPKVLSPTTLQQGLNGLHLSSERIQDTNRLKRSFSLDIKSAYSPSLRQDPPGPPGPGEAPKLCKLDSPSGPGSLSPFSPGAESPDRPAGPELLLEAKVRQRRKHRHPAGSPAHGLSLNVGGTCAPRKSPGAEDGLPPRLGQPPTTPGTTTATAAWSGVHLESPSTPSGEAGWYFGKDSGGAGGSGGSLFPSTGPYPPPFGCGGVAGGCEIRLRDKARAEPRDGRHSWHEEAGAEKQFKRRSCQMEFEETMSEGRAREELGKISKQSSFSGSMEIIEVS; via the exons ATGGCTGGGGACAGGCTCCCACGCAAGGTGATGGACCCCAAGAAGCTGGCCAGCCTCCTGAGGAATGGAGCAGAGGGCACCCTGGTCATCGACAGCCGCTCCTTCGTGGAGTACAACTCCTGGCACGTCCTCAGCTCCGTCAACATCTGCTGCTCCAAGCTCGTTAAGAGGAGGCTCCAGCAGGACAAGGTCTCCATCACGGAGCTCATCCAGCCTGCCTCCAAGATGAAG GTGGAGGCGGAAGAGCACCAGGACGTGGTGGTCTATGACCAGAGCACGCGGGACGTGACCGGCTTGGCCGCCGACAGCTTCCTCTCCATCCTCCTGGGCAAGTTGGACAGCTGTTTCCACAGCGTCTCCATCCTCACAG GAGGTTTTGCCACCTTCTCGTCCTGCTTCCCGGGGCTCTGCGAAGGGAAACCAGCTGCCATTCTGCCGATGAGCATCTCCCAGCCATGCTTGCCTGTGGCCAACGTCGGCCCCACGCGTATCCTGCCACATCTCTACCTGGGCTCCCAGAAGGACGTCCTAAACAAG GATTTGATGACGCAGAACGGGATAAGCTATGTCCTAAACGCCAGCAACTCCTGTCCCAAGCCAGACTTCATCTGTGATAGTCACTTCATGCGCATTCCTGTCAATGACAACTACTGTGAGAAGCTGCTTCCCTGGCTGGACAAGTCCATTGAATTCATTG ACAAAGCCAAGGTGTCCAGCTGCCAGGTGATTGTGCACTGCTTGGCTGGGATCTCCCGGTCAGCCACCATCGCCATCGCCTACATCATGAAGACCATGGGTATGTCATCAGACGATGCTTACAG GTTTGTTAAGGACCGTCGCCCATCCATCTCGCCCAACTTCAACTTCCTGGGCCAGCTCCTGGAGTATGAAAGGAGCCTGAAGCTCCTGAAGGCCCTAAAGACAAAGGGAGACCGGGGCGAGGGGGATGCCCAGCAAGACCCAGCAGAGGTGGCTGAGGGCAGCCGGCATCCCCTAACACCTACCTCAGAGAAGGCCGAGGACATGCCGAGAAGCACCAGCTCGGTGTCCCCCCACAGTGACCCCGAGTGGCAGGGTGGGACTCCAAAGGTCCTGTCGCCCACCACCCTGCAGCAGGGGCTCAATGGCTTGCACCTCTCCTCCGAGCGCATCCAGGACACCAACCGCCTGAAACGCTCCTTCTCCCTGGACATCAAGTCTGCCTACTCTCCCAGCCTGCGGCAGGACCCCCCTGGACCCCCTGGACCCGGGGAAGCCCCCAAACTCTGCAAGCTGGACAGCCCCTCGGGCCCTGGCAgtctcagccccttctccccagGGGCAGAGAGCCCTGACCGGCCAGCGGGGCCTGAGCTCCTGCTGGAGGCCAAGGTGAGGCAGCGGCGGAAGCACCGGCACCCGGCGGGCTCGCCAGCCCACGGGCTCAGCCTCAACGTTGGCGGGACCTGTGCCCCACGCAAGAGCCCCGGCGCTGAGGACGGGCTGCCACCACGGCTCGGCCAGCCGCCCACCACACCCGGCACCACCACCGCCACTGCTGCCTGGAGTGGGGTGCACCTGGAGTCCCCCAGCACTCCCTCCGGCGAGGCTGGCTGGTACTTTGGCAAGGACTCTGGTGGTgccggcgggagcggcgggagcctGTTTCCCAGCACTGGCCCGTATCCACCGCCGTTCGGCTGCGGTGGGGTGGCGGGCGGCTGTGAGATCAGACTGAGGGACAAGGCGCGGGCTGAGCCGCGGGACGGGCGGCACAGCTGGCATGAGGAGGCCGGCGCTGAGAAGCAATTCAAGCGGAGGAGCTGCCAGATGGAATTCGAGGAGACCATGTCTGAGGGCAGGGCTCGTGAAGAGCTGGGCAAAATCAGCAAACAGTCCAGCTTTTCAGGCAGCATGGAGATCATCGAGGTGTCCTGA
- the DUSP8 gene encoding dual specificity protein phosphatase 8 isoform X2, producing the protein MPVDVMIAPSEDQFWTDMREGQMKLKIRVRRMKESRDKRGGFATFSSCFPGLCEGKPAAILPMSISQPCLPVANVGPTRILPHLYLGSQKDVLNKDLMTQNGISYVLNASNSCPKPDFICDSHFMRIPVNDNYCEKLLPWLDKSIEFIDKAKVSSCQVIVHCLAGISRSATIAIAYIMKTMGMSSDDAYRFVKDRRPSISPNFNFLGQLLEYERSLKLLKALKTKGDRGEGDAQQDPAEVAEGSRHPLTPTSEKAEDMPRSTSSVSPHSDPEWQGGTPKVLSPTTLQQGLNGLHLSSERIQDTNRLKRSFSLDIKSAYSPSLRQDPPGPPGPGEAPKLCKLDSPSGPGSLSPFSPGAESPDRPAGPELLLEAKVRQRRKHRHPAGSPAHGLSLNVGGTCAPRKSPGAEDGLPPRLGQPPTTPGTTTATAAWSGVHLESPSTPSGEAGWYFGKDSGGAGGSGGSLFPSTGPYPPPFGCGGVAGGCEIRLRDKARAEPRDGRHSWHEEAGAEKQFKRRSCQMEFEETMSEGRAREELGKISKQSSFSGSMEIIEVS; encoded by the exons ATGCCCGTGGATGTAATGATTGCTCCCTCCGAGGACCAGTTCTGGACAGACATGCGCGAGGGGCAGATGAAGCTGAAAATAAGGGTGCGGAGGATGAAGGAGAGCAGGGACAAGAGAG GAGGTTTTGCCACCTTCTCGTCCTGCTTCCCGGGGCTCTGCGAAGGGAAACCAGCTGCCATTCTGCCGATGAGCATCTCCCAGCCATGCTTGCCTGTGGCCAACGTCGGCCCCACGCGTATCCTGCCACATCTCTACCTGGGCTCCCAGAAGGACGTCCTAAACAAG GATTTGATGACGCAGAACGGGATAAGCTATGTCCTAAACGCCAGCAACTCCTGTCCCAAGCCAGACTTCATCTGTGATAGTCACTTCATGCGCATTCCTGTCAATGACAACTACTGTGAGAAGCTGCTTCCCTGGCTGGACAAGTCCATTGAATTCATTG ACAAAGCCAAGGTGTCCAGCTGCCAGGTGATTGTGCACTGCTTGGCTGGGATCTCCCGGTCAGCCACCATCGCCATCGCCTACATCATGAAGACCATGGGTATGTCATCAGACGATGCTTACAG GTTTGTTAAGGACCGTCGCCCATCCATCTCGCCCAACTTCAACTTCCTGGGCCAGCTCCTGGAGTATGAAAGGAGCCTGAAGCTCCTGAAGGCCCTAAAGACAAAGGGAGACCGGGGCGAGGGGGATGCCCAGCAAGACCCAGCAGAGGTGGCTGAGGGCAGCCGGCATCCCCTAACACCTACCTCAGAGAAGGCCGAGGACATGCCGAGAAGCACCAGCTCGGTGTCCCCCCACAGTGACCCCGAGTGGCAGGGTGGGACTCCAAAGGTCCTGTCGCCCACCACCCTGCAGCAGGGGCTCAATGGCTTGCACCTCTCCTCCGAGCGCATCCAGGACACCAACCGCCTGAAACGCTCCTTCTCCCTGGACATCAAGTCTGCCTACTCTCCCAGCCTGCGGCAGGACCCCCCTGGACCCCCTGGACCCGGGGAAGCCCCCAAACTCTGCAAGCTGGACAGCCCCTCGGGCCCTGGCAgtctcagccccttctccccagGGGCAGAGAGCCCTGACCGGCCAGCGGGGCCTGAGCTCCTGCTGGAGGCCAAGGTGAGGCAGCGGCGGAAGCACCGGCACCCGGCGGGCTCGCCAGCCCACGGGCTCAGCCTCAACGTTGGCGGGACCTGTGCCCCACGCAAGAGCCCCGGCGCTGAGGACGGGCTGCCACCACGGCTCGGCCAGCCGCCCACCACACCCGGCACCACCACCGCCACTGCTGCCTGGAGTGGGGTGCACCTGGAGTCCCCCAGCACTCCCTCCGGCGAGGCTGGCTGGTACTTTGGCAAGGACTCTGGTGGTgccggcgggagcggcgggagcctGTTTCCCAGCACTGGCCCGTATCCACCGCCGTTCGGCTGCGGTGGGGTGGCGGGCGGCTGTGAGATCAGACTGAGGGACAAGGCGCGGGCTGAGCCGCGGGACGGGCGGCACAGCTGGCATGAGGAGGCCGGCGCTGAGAAGCAATTCAAGCGGAGGAGCTGCCAGATGGAATTCGAGGAGACCATGTCTGAGGGCAGGGCTCGTGAAGAGCTGGGCAAAATCAGCAAACAGTCCAGCTTTTCAGGCAGCATGGAGATCATCGAGGTGTCCTGA
- the DUSP8 gene encoding dual specificity protein phosphatase 8 isoform X3 — translation MGAALAEAAGLAQELHRRGQLLQAGGFATFSSCFPGLCEGKPAAILPMSISQPCLPVANVGPTRILPHLYLGSQKDVLNKDLMTQNGISYVLNASNSCPKPDFICDSHFMRIPVNDNYCEKLLPWLDKSIEFIDKAKVSSCQVIVHCLAGISRSATIAIAYIMKTMGMSSDDAYRFVKDRRPSISPNFNFLGQLLEYERSLKLLKALKTKGDRGEGDAQQDPAEVAEGSRHPLTPTSEKAEDMPRSTSSVSPHSDPEWQGGTPKVLSPTTLQQGLNGLHLSSERIQDTNRLKRSFSLDIKSAYSPSLRQDPPGPPGPGEAPKLCKLDSPSGPGSLSPFSPGAESPDRPAGPELLLEAKVRQRRKHRHPAGSPAHGLSLNVGGTCAPRKSPGAEDGLPPRLGQPPTTPGTTTATAAWSGVHLESPSTPSGEAGWYFGKDSGGAGGSGGSLFPSTGPYPPPFGCGGVAGGCEIRLRDKARAEPRDGRHSWHEEAGAEKQFKRRSCQMEFEETMSEGRAREELGKISKQSSFSGSMEIIEVS, via the exons ATGGGTGCAGCGCTGGCGGAGGCGGCCGGGCTGGCACAGGAGCTGCACAGAAGAGGGCAGCTCCTTCAGGCAG GAGGTTTTGCCACCTTCTCGTCCTGCTTCCCGGGGCTCTGCGAAGGGAAACCAGCTGCCATTCTGCCGATGAGCATCTCCCAGCCATGCTTGCCTGTGGCCAACGTCGGCCCCACGCGTATCCTGCCACATCTCTACCTGGGCTCCCAGAAGGACGTCCTAAACAAG GATTTGATGACGCAGAACGGGATAAGCTATGTCCTAAACGCCAGCAACTCCTGTCCCAAGCCAGACTTCATCTGTGATAGTCACTTCATGCGCATTCCTGTCAATGACAACTACTGTGAGAAGCTGCTTCCCTGGCTGGACAAGTCCATTGAATTCATTG ACAAAGCCAAGGTGTCCAGCTGCCAGGTGATTGTGCACTGCTTGGCTGGGATCTCCCGGTCAGCCACCATCGCCATCGCCTACATCATGAAGACCATGGGTATGTCATCAGACGATGCTTACAG GTTTGTTAAGGACCGTCGCCCATCCATCTCGCCCAACTTCAACTTCCTGGGCCAGCTCCTGGAGTATGAAAGGAGCCTGAAGCTCCTGAAGGCCCTAAAGACAAAGGGAGACCGGGGCGAGGGGGATGCCCAGCAAGACCCAGCAGAGGTGGCTGAGGGCAGCCGGCATCCCCTAACACCTACCTCAGAGAAGGCCGAGGACATGCCGAGAAGCACCAGCTCGGTGTCCCCCCACAGTGACCCCGAGTGGCAGGGTGGGACTCCAAAGGTCCTGTCGCCCACCACCCTGCAGCAGGGGCTCAATGGCTTGCACCTCTCCTCCGAGCGCATCCAGGACACCAACCGCCTGAAACGCTCCTTCTCCCTGGACATCAAGTCTGCCTACTCTCCCAGCCTGCGGCAGGACCCCCCTGGACCCCCTGGACCCGGGGAAGCCCCCAAACTCTGCAAGCTGGACAGCCCCTCGGGCCCTGGCAgtctcagccccttctccccagGGGCAGAGAGCCCTGACCGGCCAGCGGGGCCTGAGCTCCTGCTGGAGGCCAAGGTGAGGCAGCGGCGGAAGCACCGGCACCCGGCGGGCTCGCCAGCCCACGGGCTCAGCCTCAACGTTGGCGGGACCTGTGCCCCACGCAAGAGCCCCGGCGCTGAGGACGGGCTGCCACCACGGCTCGGCCAGCCGCCCACCACACCCGGCACCACCACCGCCACTGCTGCCTGGAGTGGGGTGCACCTGGAGTCCCCCAGCACTCCCTCCGGCGAGGCTGGCTGGTACTTTGGCAAGGACTCTGGTGGTgccggcgggagcggcgggagcctGTTTCCCAGCACTGGCCCGTATCCACCGCCGTTCGGCTGCGGTGGGGTGGCGGGCGGCTGTGAGATCAGACTGAGGGACAAGGCGCGGGCTGAGCCGCGGGACGGGCGGCACAGCTGGCATGAGGAGGCCGGCGCTGAGAAGCAATTCAAGCGGAGGAGCTGCCAGATGGAATTCGAGGAGACCATGTCTGAGGGCAGGGCTCGTGAAGAGCTGGGCAAAATCAGCAAACAGTCCAGCTTTTCAGGCAGCATGGAGATCATCGAGGTGTCCTGA